From a region of the Nonlabens dokdonensis DSW-6 genome:
- a CDS encoding LOG family protein, producing MRKEAREKGWNEKKTNDSWATFKILSEFVMGFERMSRIGPCVSIFGSARLKPENEYYKLATEIAGKIVENGYGVITGGGPGIMEAGNKGAHLAGGTSVGLNITLPFEQHDNPYIDSDKSLDFDYFFARKVMFVKYSQGFVVMPGGFGTLDELFEAITLIQTNKIGKFPIILVGTDFWSGLLDWVKNTLDKKFFTISPEDIDLLHVVDTSDEAVNIINEFYAKYSLSPNF from the coding sequence ATGAGAAAAGAAGCTAGAGAAAAAGGATGGAATGAAAAGAAAACAAATGATAGCTGGGCTACCTTTAAAATATTATCTGAATTTGTAATGGGATTTGAACGCATGAGCCGCATAGGACCATGTGTTTCTATCTTTGGAAGTGCACGTTTAAAGCCAGAGAACGAATATTATAAACTAGCTACAGAAATAGCTGGTAAAATAGTAGAAAACGGCTATGGAGTCATTACTGGCGGTGGACCTGGTATTATGGAAGCCGGAAATAAAGGAGCACATCTCGCTGGAGGAACCTCTGTGGGACTAAATATTACCTTACCATTTGAACAACATGACAATCCCTATATTGACAGCGATAAGAGCCTAGACTTTGACTACTTCTTTGCTCGTAAAGTTATGTTTGTAAAGTATTCACAAGGTTTTGTAGTAATGCCTGGTGGATTCGGTACATTAGATGAATTATTTGAAGCCATTACTCTTATCCAAACCAATAAAATCGGTAAGTTCCCTATAATCCTAGTCGGAACTGATTTCTGGAGTGGACTTTTAGATTGGGTTAAAAATACGCTTGATAAGAAGTTTTTTACGATCTCACCAGAGGATATAGATCTTTTACATGTTGTAGACACTAGTGATGAAGCTGTAAACATCATTAATGAGTTCTATGCTAAATACAGCTTGAGCCCTAATTTTTAA
- a CDS encoding SprT-like domain-containing protein has product MSVLDKYLPKLAVTPLTALIEQNNIHLKIVNERKTRHGDYRKNQDGSHVITINANLNKYRFTITLVHEIAHLIAFQKYGRSIKPHGVEWKYTFQQLMLPFLRPEIFPSDLLPVLARHFRNPKASSDTDAMMSIALKSYDPETHKSYIFELHEGAIFLHSNGKKYQKGSKLRKRYNCVEIESGKIYLFQPNAQVVLVKN; this is encoded by the coding sequence ATGAGTGTTTTAGATAAATATTTACCCAAACTAGCCGTAACACCATTAACTGCATTAATTGAACAAAACAATATTCATTTAAAAATAGTTAATGAAAGAAAAACTAGACATGGGGATTATCGCAAAAATCAGGATGGGTCTCATGTGATTACGATCAATGCAAATTTGAACAAGTATCGATTTACAATTACATTAGTTCATGAAATAGCCCATTTAATAGCATTTCAAAAATATGGAAGATCAATTAAACCTCATGGGGTAGAGTGGAAGTATACTTTCCAACAGCTTATGCTTCCCTTTTTAAGACCAGAGATTTTTCCATCAGATTTATTGCCAGTGCTCGCTCGACATTTTAGAAATCCTAAAGCAAGCAGTGATACTGATGCAATGATGAGTATAGCGTTAAAAAGTTATGACCCAGAAACCCATAAAAGCTATATCTTTGAATTGCATGAAGGCGCTATTTTTTTACATTCTAATGGTAAAAAATATCAAAAAGGAAGTAAATTACGTAAACGCTATAATTGTGTAGAAATAGAGTCTGGAAAGATTTATTTGTTCCAGCCTAACGCACAAGTCGTACTTGTGAAAAACTAG
- a CDS encoding DUF389 domain-containing protein, which translates to MDTQQSNNDPSSDNNLDVNQQRISGIWENTMAFLHDLLDIRQDSDRDETIEAVRKDISFQGHNAWILIFSIFVASIGLNADSTAVVIGAMLISPLMGPIVGMGLGTAINDDTMLRRSLINLGVMVGLSLLTASLYFLITPIKEITSELAARTYPTILDVLIAIFGGLALIVAKAKKGTISNAIAGVAIATALMPPLCTAGYGIAIWKLSVFGGAMYLFCINAVFIALATFVVCKLLKFPMVKYANQAKRKRVSRWATAIGVFVLLPSVYLFYQLYSSQVKAIAVDEFFKNTIDYVGMRPTKEWNKETNKLDIVMLGEIVPQPTLDAWENKFKKIEELEGSEIEFFQGSKMPTDNNDGVELVQEELIGQMKQIQNKDVRIAALENELRRLSQQSKDFEIISKEVRLNYPEIASMSYAESVNKDFISQSTDTISVYNIVFNDTTLETNRRLDIKQRLANWLQYRLKSYNVKVNEIERSVSGTSQDSLFNTNSK; encoded by the coding sequence ATGGATACGCAACAATCTAATAATGATCCATCTTCAGATAATAATCTAGATGTAAATCAACAACGTATTTCTGGTATTTGGGAAAACACCATGGCGTTTCTTCATGATTTACTAGATATACGTCAAGATTCTGATAGAGATGAAACTATAGAAGCTGTTAGAAAAGACATTTCTTTTCAAGGGCATAATGCGTGGATTCTAATATTCTCCATTTTTGTAGCATCAATAGGATTGAATGCAGACTCCACTGCTGTGGTGATAGGAGCCATGTTAATATCTCCTCTTATGGGTCCTATAGTTGGAATGGGATTGGGAACAGCTATTAATGATGATACAATGTTACGTCGCTCGTTGATCAACCTAGGAGTTATGGTGGGATTGTCACTTTTAACAGCCTCTTTATATTTTTTGATAACACCAATAAAAGAAATAACGAGCGAACTCGCAGCAAGAACGTATCCTACAATTTTAGATGTTTTGATCGCAATTTTTGGTGGTCTAGCCCTTATAGTAGCTAAAGCAAAAAAAGGAACTATCTCTAACGCTATTGCAGGTGTTGCCATTGCTACTGCATTAATGCCACCATTGTGTACCGCTGGTTATGGAATTGCTATATGGAAGTTGTCCGTATTCGGAGGTGCGATGTATTTGTTTTGTATTAATGCGGTTTTCATAGCATTGGCCACTTTTGTAGTATGCAAGCTTCTTAAGTTCCCTATGGTAAAATATGCTAATCAAGCAAAGCGTAAACGTGTTTCAAGATGGGCAACAGCTATAGGTGTGTTTGTATTATTGCCGTCTGTTTATTTGTTTTACCAATTATATTCTTCTCAGGTTAAGGCAATTGCTGTGGATGAATTTTTTAAAAACACCATTGATTATGTAGGTATGCGACCTACGAAGGAATGGAATAAAGAAACTAATAAGCTAGATATAGTTATGTTGGGAGAAATTGTACCACAGCCTACACTTGATGCATGGGAAAATAAGTTTAAGAAGATTGAGGAGTTAGAAGGAAGTGAAATTGAATTTTTTCAAGGTTCTAAAATGCCAACAGATAATAATGATGGAGTAGAACTAGTACAGGAAGAATTAATAGGACAAATGAAGCAAATTCAAAATAAAGATGTGCGTATTGCTGCGTTAGAAAATGAATTGCGCAGATTGAGCCAGCAGAGCAAAGATTTTGAAATCATAAGCAAAGAAGTCCGATTGAATTATCCAGAAATAGCAAGCATGAGCTATGCAGAGTCTGTAAACAAAGACTTTATCTCCCAAAGCACAGATACTATTTCAGTTTATAATATCGTCTTTAATGATACTACGTTAGAAACCAATAGGAGACTAGATATCAAACAGCGTCTAGCAAACTGGTTGCAGTATCGACTAAAGTCTTACAATGTTAAAGTCAATGAGATTGAAAGAAGCGTAAGTGGTACTTCTCAAGATTCCTTATTTAATACTAATTCAAAATAG
- a CDS encoding mannose-1-phosphate guanylyltransferase — MSSNNYAVIMAGGVGSRFWPVSKQSFPKQFHDMLGLGRSLLQMTYDRLKKQIPSSQILVLTNADYVDLVKEQLPDITFDNIVAEPSMRNTAPCILLAALKIQKMNPSANMIVAPSDHYIEDEDVFNEDLTTAFEFCGKNEQALLTLGIQPSSPNTGFGYIEYNKEENQLKKVSQFREKPDLETAKSFIAAGNFLWNAGIFIWNVAGVVSAFAKAQPQLSSLFKDGLSVFNTDAEDKWLENNYPNAENISVDYAIMEKSDAVYVLPARFSWNDLGTWGSLYDKLDKNENANAVVNADLMAMNSSGNMIRTAAGKKVIVQGLEDYIIVDQDDVLMIIPLSAEQEIKEIRSKAMASYGNNIG, encoded by the coding sequence ATGAGTAGTAACAATTATGCAGTTATTATGGCCGGTGGCGTAGGTTCCAGATTTTGGCCTGTGAGTAAACAATCTTTCCCAAAGCAGTTTCATGATATGCTAGGCTTAGGAAGGTCTTTATTACAAATGACCTATGACAGGTTGAAGAAACAAATTCCGTCTTCTCAAATACTGGTTCTTACTAATGCTGACTATGTAGATCTAGTAAAGGAACAATTACCTGATATTACATTTGATAATATAGTTGCAGAGCCCTCCATGCGCAATACTGCGCCATGTATTTTATTGGCCGCTCTAAAAATTCAAAAAATGAATCCTTCTGCAAACATGATCGTTGCACCTAGCGACCATTATATAGAAGATGAAGATGTCTTTAATGAAGACCTCACTACCGCATTTGAATTTTGTGGTAAAAATGAGCAAGCATTACTCACATTAGGAATTCAGCCTTCATCTCCTAATACTGGTTTTGGTTACATAGAATATAATAAGGAAGAGAACCAACTTAAAAAAGTATCTCAATTTAGAGAAAAACCAGATCTAGAAACTGCCAAAAGCTTCATCGCAGCAGGTAATTTTTTATGGAATGCAGGTATTTTTATTTGGAATGTGGCTGGTGTAGTTTCAGCTTTCGCGAAAGCGCAACCTCAATTATCATCCCTTTTTAAAGATGGGTTGTCTGTTTTCAATACCGATGCTGAAGATAAATGGCTGGAGAATAATTACCCAAATGCAGAAAATATTTCAGTCGATTATGCTATTATGGAGAAAAGTGATGCTGTTTATGTTTTACCAGCTCGATTTTCATGGAATGATTTAGGTACATGGGGTTCATTGTACGATAAATTAGATAAAAATGAGAATGCAAATGCAGTAGTAAATGCTGATCTCATGGCCATGAATTCTAGTGGGAATATGATACGCACAGCTGCCGGAAAAAAAGTTATAGTACAAGGCCTTGAAGATTATATTATTGTAGATCAAGATGATGTGTTAATGATAATTCCTTTATCAGCTGAGCAGGAAATTAAAGAAATACGTAGTAAGGCGATGGCTTCATACGGTAACAACATAGGATAA